Proteins from one bacterium genomic window:
- a CDS encoding HsdR family type I site-specific deoxyribonuclease has protein sequence MSELCISEVGSVQFPMVAHAAGVGWTPLTPEAARRKRGGEEGMLLRDELGAALAKFNPWLSADAVRQVIEKLEALPPTIEGNREMLAWLRGERQWHDEQEERHRRVQLIDFETPAANVLHVTWEWKLKPPARKGNRADLMFVVNGVPVCLVEHKNPKDGGAIDRGVTQLRRYELETPELVGTPQLFNVTHLLDYWYGVTWNVNRRFMARWKQRPDESYRFAVQAFFEPADFLRTLQHWILFYVEDGETRKSVLRQHQRAAVDKVVARCADAGRRCGLIWHTQGSGKTFTLLTAARLILEDKERFQHATVILVVDRSELEGQLKGWVERLLGEMQSHDIPNWRANSKVEVQDLLRSDKRGLILSMIHKFEGIDKGANPRENIYVFIDEAHRSVAHDLGTYLMAAVPNATIIGFTGTPIAKTAQGAGTFKIFGIDDEQGYLDKYSIRESIEDGTTLPIRHTMAPSEMTIPAERLDKEFFELAAAEGITDINELNLVLDRAVGLRTFLCADDRIEKVAAFVAAHFKEKVLPLGYKAFLVGVNREACAKYKRALDKLLPPSWSEAVYTESAADVVERPLVAKLQLTPEREADVRLLFKKPAGDPKILIVTDKLLTGYDAPLLYCMYLDKPMRDHVLLQAIARVNRPLVDANGVQKCVGLVVDFVGVLRELNKALQFDSTDVSGVIEDLDLLLKDFLARIARARTDYLDAGEQGGADEKLEGLVYGRFLDPEPRKAFFEAYKEIEALWEILSPSPELRDHIDAFKRLAQLYATVRNAYADRGGYTADLAYKTATLVKENASQYGLGQVTRSVTFDVETLERIRGKPGSDEGKVFNLVRGLQLEIDENPDRSSILQTLKERAERILKDLENRTTTGLAALDMLAALAREKEEAVNAAKDSGLSARAFGVYWSLKDDRELAGAGTVAMELARSSESLLARFPNARVNADEQRKLRAALYRPLLGLDKDKRGRVVEIILTILLGGDGDASA, from the coding sequence ATGTCTGAACTGTGCATCAGCGAGGTGGGGAGCGTCCAGTTTCCGATGGTGGCCCATGCCGCCGGCGTCGGCTGGACACCGCTGACGCCGGAAGCCGCCCGGCGCAAGCGTGGCGGCGAGGAGGGCATGCTGCTTCGCGACGAACTGGGGGCGGCTCTCGCCAAGTTCAATCCTTGGCTGTCGGCCGATGCTGTCCGCCAGGTCATCGAGAAACTGGAGGCGCTCCCGCCCACCATCGAGGGCAACCGCGAGATGCTCGCCTGGCTGCGCGGCGAGCGGCAGTGGCACGACGAGCAGGAGGAGCGCCACCGGCGCGTCCAGCTCATCGACTTCGAGACGCCGGCGGCGAATGTCCTCCACGTCACCTGGGAATGGAAGCTGAAGCCGCCCGCCCGCAAGGGCAACCGCGCCGACCTGATGTTCGTGGTCAACGGCGTGCCGGTCTGCCTCGTCGAGCACAAGAATCCGAAGGACGGCGGCGCCATCGATCGGGGCGTGACCCAGCTGAGGCGCTACGAACTGGAGACCCCCGAGCTGGTCGGGACGCCGCAGCTCTTCAACGTCACCCACCTGCTGGACTACTGGTACGGCGTCACCTGGAACGTCAACCGCCGCTTCATGGCGCGCTGGAAGCAGCGGCCGGACGAATCCTATCGCTTCGCCGTGCAGGCCTTCTTCGAGCCTGCCGATTTCCTCCGCACGCTCCAGCACTGGATCCTCTTCTATGTCGAGGATGGCGAGACCCGCAAGTCCGTCCTGCGCCAGCACCAGCGCGCCGCCGTCGACAAGGTTGTCGCGCGCTGCGCGGACGCGGGCCGGAGGTGCGGCCTGATCTGGCACACGCAGGGCTCGGGCAAGACCTTCACCCTTTTGACCGCCGCCCGCCTGATCCTGGAGGACAAGGAGCGCTTCCAGCATGCCACGGTGATCCTGGTGGTGGACCGCAGCGAGCTGGAAGGCCAGCTCAAGGGCTGGGTGGAGAGGCTGCTGGGCGAGATGCAGAGCCATGACATCCCGAACTGGCGCGCGAACTCAAAGGTTGAGGTCCAGGACCTGCTGAGGAGCGACAAGCGCGGTTTGATCCTCTCGATGATCCACAAGTTCGAAGGCATCGACAAGGGCGCCAACCCGCGGGAGAACATCTACGTCTTCATCGACGAGGCGCACCGCTCCGTGGCCCATGACCTGGGCACCTACCTGATGGCGGCCGTGCCCAACGCGACGATCATCGGCTTCACCGGCACGCCGATCGCCAAGACGGCGCAGGGCGCGGGGACCTTCAAGATCTTCGGCATTGACGATGAACAAGGCTATCTGGACAAGTACTCGATCCGCGAGTCCATCGAGGACGGGACCACCCTGCCCATCCGCCACACGATGGCGCCCAGCGAGATGACGATTCCCGCCGAGCGGCTGGACAAGGAGTTCTTCGAGCTCGCCGCGGCTGAAGGCATCACCGACATCAACGAGCTCAACCTCGTGCTTGACCGCGCCGTGGGTCTGCGGACCTTCCTCTGCGCCGACGACCGCATCGAGAAGGTCGCCGCCTTCGTCGCCGCCCACTTCAAGGAGAAGGTGCTGCCGCTGGGCTACAAGGCCTTCCTCGTCGGCGTGAACCGCGAGGCCTGCGCCAAGTACAAGCGGGCCCTTGACAAGCTGCTGCCGCCCTCCTGGTCTGAAGCGGTTTACACCGAGAGCGCGGCGGATGTGGTCGAGCGGCCGCTGGTCGCGAAGCTGCAGCTGACCCCCGAGCGCGAGGCCGACGTCCGCCTGCTCTTCAAGAAGCCGGCCGGGGACCCGAAGATCCTCATCGTCACCGACAAGCTGCTGACCGGTTACGACGCGCCGCTTCTCTATTGCATGTATCTCGACAAGCCGATGCGCGACCATGTCCTGTTGCAGGCCATCGCGCGGGTGAACCGGCCTCTCGTGGACGCCAACGGAGTCCAGAAGTGTGTCGGACTTGTGGTCGACTTCGTCGGCGTGCTGCGCGAGCTGAACAAGGCGCTGCAGTTCGACAGCACCGACGTCAGCGGCGTCATCGAGGATCTGGATCTGCTGCTGAAGGACTTCCTTGCAAGGATCGCAAGGGCCAGGACGGACTACCTGGACGCCGGCGAGCAGGGTGGTGCCGACGAGAAACTGGAAGGACTGGTCTACGGCCGCTTTCTCGATCCAGAGCCGAGGAAGGCCTTCTTCGAAGCCTACAAGGAAATCGAGGCTTTGTGGGAGATCCTCTCGCCTTCGCCTGAGCTGCGGGATCACATCGACGCCTTCAAGCGGCTGGCGCAGCTCTATGCGACGGTGCGCAACGCCTACGCCGATCGTGGCGGCTACACCGCCGATCTCGCCTACAAGACCGCCACGCTTGTCAAGGAGAACGCCTCCCAGTATGGCCTGGGACAGGTCACGAGGAGCGTGACCTTCGATGTCGAGACGCTGGAGCGAATTCGCGGGAAGCCTGGTTCGGACGAAGGCAAGGTCTTCAACCTGGTGCGCGGGCTGCAACTGGAGATCGACGAGAACCCCGACAGATCATCGATCCTGCAAACCTTGAAAGAGCGAGCTGAGCGCATTCTCAAGGATCTTGAGAACCGCACCACGACCGGACTCGCCGCTCTGGACATGCTGGCGGCGCTGGCCAGGGAGAAGGAAGAGGCGGTCAACGCCGCCAAGGACAGCGGCCTGTCCGCCCGAGCTTTCGGAGTCTACTGGTCGCTGAAGGACGACAGGGAGCTTGCTGGTGCCGGTACCGTCGCAATGGAGCTGGCGCGGTCATCCGAGTCGCTGCTTGCCCGCTTCCCCAATGCGCGAGTCAATGCCGACGAGCAGCGCAAGCTGCGTGCAGCGCTCTACCGTCCGCTTCTGGGGCTGGACAAGGACAAGCGCGGGCGGGTCGTGGAGATCATCCTCACGATCCTGCTCGGCGGCGATGGCGATGCGAGCGCGTAA
- a CDS encoding M48 family metallopeptidase: MRARKRTRQLLCQRVEDWSRRLRVEPRIVRVQTMTRKWGSCSTTGIITLAVDLVDQTSGFQDFVIAHELLHLRIPNHGRVFKTLMSAYVPNWKKFNICR; this comes from the coding sequence ATGCGAGCGCGTAAGAGAACCCGCCAGCTCCTCTGCCAACGCGTGGAGGACTGGTCTCGACGGTTAAGGGTTGAACCTCGGATCGTCCGTGTGCAGACCATGACGCGCAAATGGGGTTCGTGTTCGACGACCGGCATCATCACGCTGGCCGTGGATCTTGTTGATCAGACCTCGGGCTTTCAAGATTTCGTCATTGCCCACGAGCTCTTGCATCTGCGGATACCCAATCACGGTAGAGTATTCAAGACATTAATGAGTGCATATGTGCCAAACTGGAAGAAATTCAATATTTGTAGATAA
- a CDS encoding restriction endonuclease subunit S, whose protein sequence is MINESWSLCPLGKLFEIGAGKTMSAAAREGYCKTPFLRTSNVLWDEIDLTTVDEMAIPDHELLDKLLLPGDLLVCEGGEIGRAAIWNGEREVMSFQNHLHRLRPLLDDVEPRFYVYFLQSGFTQLGIYEGAGNKTTIPNLSRNRLAALDVPHPEIDEQREIVRALARVREAMHVHDRSTALSQDLKRAAMRTLFTRGLRGEEQKETEIGPVPESWDVVPLGSLGRIGNGSTPKRNIKDYWDGGDFPWLTSAKVYDREIEEADQFVTAAALRECHLPQIEPGAILIAITGQGKTLGHCAVLRMRATVNQHIAYVATDLKVAEPSFVRGYLETQYDYFRQVGAGGGSTKGALTCAFLRSVPIPLPPALEEQQEVAAILNAIDRKIDLHRRKRAVLDQLFRALLHQLMTGALRVADLDLTALSPQAKSDAAA, encoded by the coding sequence ATGATCAACGAGTCTTGGTCCCTTTGCCCTCTCGGCAAGCTCTTTGAAATCGGGGCGGGCAAGACCATGTCCGCCGCCGCCCGCGAAGGGTACTGCAAGACGCCATTCCTGCGCACTTCAAATGTCCTGTGGGATGAGATCGATCTCACGACGGTGGATGAGATGGCGATTCCGGACCATGAGCTTCTAGATAAGTTGCTGCTGCCCGGTGACTTGCTGGTATGTGAAGGCGGCGAGATTGGGCGCGCGGCCATCTGGAATGGTGAGCGGGAGGTCATGTCCTTCCAGAACCACCTCCATCGTCTCCGGCCGCTGTTGGATGATGTCGAGCCACGCTTCTACGTCTACTTCCTGCAATCCGGATTTACTCAGCTCGGCATCTACGAGGGCGCCGGAAACAAGACCACGATTCCCAACCTGTCGCGGAATCGACTTGCAGCATTGGATGTGCCACATCCTGAGATCGACGAACAGCGAGAAATCGTCCGCGCTCTGGCGAGGGTGCGGGAGGCGATGCATGTTCACGACAGGAGTACCGCCCTGTCCCAAGATCTTAAGCGCGCAGCAATGCGCACCCTGTTCACGCGCGGCCTGCGGGGCGAGGAGCAGAAGGAGACCGAGATCGGTCCAGTGCCGGAGAGTTGGGATGTAGTTCCACTTGGCTCACTCGGAAGAATCGGCAATGGCTCGACACCAAAGAGGAACATCAAGGATTACTGGGATGGTGGTGACTTTCCATGGTTAACGAGTGCGAAGGTCTATGATCGCGAAATCGAAGAGGCGGACCAATTCGTCACTGCCGCAGCGCTTCGAGAATGCCACTTGCCACAGATCGAGCCAGGAGCAATTCTTATAGCCATCACTGGACAGGGAAAGACGCTCGGGCATTGTGCTGTCCTACGAATGCGCGCCACTGTCAATCAGCACATCGCCTATGTCGCAACAGACCTCAAGGTTGCCGAACCGTCATTCGTACGAGGATACTTGGAGACGCAGTACGACTACTTTCGTCAAGTCGGAGCGGGCGGCGGGAGCACAAAAGGCGCACTGACCTGTGCCTTCCTGCGGAGCGTTCCAATTCCGTTGCCTCCGGCATTGGAAGAACAACAGGAAGTTGCAGCCATCCTCAACGCCATCGACCGCAAGATCGACCTGCACCGCCGCAAGCGCGCCGTCCTCGACCAGCTCTTCCGGGCGCTGCTGCACCAATTGATGACCGGCGCCCTGCGCGTCGCGGATCTCGACCTGACGGCCTTGTCCCCGCAAGCCAAGTCGGACGCGGCGGCATGA
- a CDS encoding Fic/DOC family N-terminal domain-containing protein, translating to MSEAVRYHLGGFPPGQIDWARLVPLIGDARAALARYDGLLAAIPDPAVLLAPLTTQEAVLSSRIEGTTVTMGEVLQIEAGDGAGLSQPKRDEAEEIRNYRAALVFATKSLADRPLSPHLLREAHALLLDGVRGRDKSPGAFRTEQNWIGPKGCRIEEASFVTAPQEHLLAGLDAWTRYLQGREERDPLVQLAVLHVEFEALHPFKDGNGRLGRMLIPLFLFERGILRGPDFYMSGYLDARREQYVEAMRAVSRDGAWTPWCAFFLEGLIAQASDNQSRAQAILDLHKRMLREITDLTHSQHANRAVNFLFERPIFASSHFINGSSIPKPTAHRFLGLLREAGILTTILESSGRRSAIFAFPSLLNIAEGRIVF from the coding sequence ATGAGCGAGGCGGTCCGCTACCACCTGGGCGGCTTCCCGCCCGGCCAGATCGATTGGGCCCGGCTGGTGCCCCTCATCGGCGACGCCCGCGCCGCGCTGGCGCGCTACGACGGCCTGCTGGCGGCGATCCCCGATCCCGCCGTCCTGCTGGCGCCCCTGACGACCCAGGAGGCCGTGCTCTCCTCGCGGATCGAGGGCACCACCGTCACCATGGGCGAGGTGCTGCAGATCGAGGCCGGCGACGGCGCCGGGCTCTCCCAGCCCAAGCGCGACGAGGCCGAGGAGATCCGCAACTACCGCGCCGCCCTCGTCTTCGCCACGAAGTCCCTGGCGGATCGTCCGCTCTCGCCGCACCTGCTGCGCGAGGCGCACGCCCTGCTGCTGGACGGCGTGCGGGGCCGCGACAAGAGCCCGGGCGCCTTCCGCACGGAGCAGAACTGGATCGGCCCCAAGGGCTGCCGGATCGAGGAGGCCAGTTTCGTGACGGCGCCACAGGAGCACCTGCTGGCTGGCCTGGACGCCTGGACCCGCTATCTCCAGGGCCGCGAGGAGCGCGATCCCCTCGTCCAGCTCGCCGTCCTCCACGTGGAGTTCGAGGCGCTGCATCCCTTCAAGGACGGCAACGGGCGGCTGGGCCGGATGCTCATCCCGCTCTTCCTCTTCGAGCGCGGCATCCTCCGCGGGCCGGACTTCTACATGAGCGGCTATCTGGACGCGCGGCGGGAGCAGTACGTCGAGGCGATGCGCGCCGTCTCGCGGGACGGCGCCTGGACCCCGTGGTGCGCCTTCTTCCTCGAGGGGCTGATCGCGCAGGCCTCCGACAACCAGTCCCGGGCGCAGGCGATCCTCGACCTGCACAAGCGCATGCTGCGGGAGATCACCGACCTGACGCATTCCCAGCACGCCAACCGGGCCGTGAACTTCCTTTTCGAGCGGCCGATCTTCGCCAGCAGTCATTTCATCAATGGCTCGTCCATTCCGAAACCGACGGCGCACCGCTTCCTCGGCCTGCTGCGGGAGGCCGGGATCCTGACCACGATTCTGGAGAGCTCGGGTCGGCGGTCGGCGATCTTCGCTTTTCCATCTTTGCTGAACATAGCTGAAGGACGGATCGTGTTTTGA